One genomic region from Pantoea alfalfae encodes:
- a CDS encoding sensor domain-containing diguanylate cyclase, translating into MKFRRKNDGPAPEISPLLRSIMLSGVLLTVAVIGLNVWTLREDWNETVRKAEDTAVNLSLSQARQADDTFLQTELSLREVQRELEKQLATTGAEGKALSQTMHLLQSHLPQLHGLFYYDERGRWIATSMSRIPPGVDNSDREYFDYHRASPRNNLHIGPVIRSRTTHELVIPVTLRVNDAYNGFKGVLLATVKVDYFRRFYSYYELSDGDVLVLMLADSTVLYARPMPDSYIGKNLSVSPLFLKILANSDKGSGQWTAALDGKKRIFGFVRSQRYPLVVAAGYDKRALFNYWLKSWVQDLILSLALLLVILLLGAFVLRQVRHTLRYQRELTRLRDELTAANRSLENQAQSDGLTGVANRRHFDHMLTESLLNAELSGMPVSLILFDIDYFKRYNDTYGHVAGDDCLKKVATVLKHAARRKNELTARYGGEEFAIILSEQPLSAALDLAESIIAAVNLLTIPHMTTELPQKHITLSAGCAMYLATDSQQGKQALIERADEALYRAKRAGRNRVMCEKRPAQHA; encoded by the coding sequence ATGAAGTTTCGCCGTAAAAACGATGGTCCTGCGCCAGAAATTTCACCGCTGCTGAGAAGCATAATGCTTTCAGGTGTATTACTCACTGTGGCGGTAATTGGATTAAATGTGTGGACGCTGCGGGAAGACTGGAATGAAACCGTCCGTAAAGCTGAGGATACGGCCGTGAATCTCTCACTTTCGCAGGCGCGGCAGGCTGACGATACGTTTCTGCAAACCGAACTTTCATTGCGCGAAGTACAACGTGAGCTTGAAAAGCAGCTCGCCACCACCGGTGCAGAGGGTAAGGCATTGAGTCAGACGATGCATCTCTTGCAGAGCCATCTGCCGCAACTTCACGGTCTGTTCTACTATGATGAGCGCGGCCGGTGGATAGCGACCTCGATGAGCAGGATACCGCCAGGTGTTGATAATTCCGATCGTGAGTATTTCGATTATCATCGTGCCAGCCCGCGCAATAACCTGCATATCGGCCCGGTCATTCGCAGCCGCACCACGCACGAACTGGTAATTCCGGTTACCCTGCGGGTCAACGATGCTTACAACGGTTTTAAGGGTGTATTGCTCGCCACCGTTAAAGTGGACTACTTTCGCCGTTTCTACAGCTACTACGAACTCAGTGATGGCGATGTGCTGGTGCTGATGCTGGCAGACAGTACGGTGCTTTACGCCCGGCCGATGCCCGATAGCTACATCGGCAAAAATCTTTCAGTGAGTCCGCTGTTCCTGAAGATCCTGGCCAATTCGGATAAAGGAAGCGGTCAATGGACGGCTGCGCTTGATGGTAAAAAGCGCATCTTCGGTTTTGTCCGCTCACAGCGATATCCGCTGGTGGTAGCCGCGGGCTACGATAAGCGTGCCCTCTTTAACTACTGGCTTAAGAGCTGGGTACAGGATCTGATTCTGAGTCTGGCTCTGCTACTTGTTATTCTTTTACTGGGTGCGTTTGTGCTGCGTCAGGTGCGCCATACGCTGCGTTATCAGCGTGAGCTGACACGATTACGCGATGAACTGACAGCAGCGAATCGCTCCCTGGAAAATCAGGCACAGAGTGACGGGCTGACAGGGGTTGCTAACCGTCGCCATTTCGACCACATGCTGACAGAAAGCCTGCTGAATGCGGAGCTGAGTGGCATGCCCGTGTCACTGATTCTGTTTGATATCGACTATTTTAAACGTTACAACGACACTTACGGTCATGTAGCCGGTGACGACTGTCTGAAAAAAGTGGCCACCGTTCTGAAACACGCCGCCCGGCGCAAAAACGAACTCACAGCCCGCTATGGCGGCGAAGAGTTTGCCATCATTTTGTCTGAACAACCGCTGTCCGCTGCGCTGGACCTGGCGGAGTCCATCATCGCAGCCGTCAATCTGCTCACTATTCCGCATATGACCACTGAGCTGCCGCAAAAGCACATTACCCTGAGTGCAGGCTGTGCCATGTATCTGGCTACTGATTCACAGCAGGGGAAACAGGCGCTGATAGAGCGTGCGGATGAGGCCTTGTATCGTGCGAAACGGGCAGGGCGCAACCGGGTGATGTGTGAAAAGCGCCCGGCTCAGCACGCGTGA